Proteins from one Arthrobacter sp. DNA4 genomic window:
- a CDS encoding DUF1961 family protein has translation MKILLAGDSTVANCPTHEFPMSGWGAQLAPLTFTWGTVHNFAKGGADTESFRTEGLWEELLTAAGPGDAVLIQFGHNDQKRPHLAARTGYAANLRAMVGEVRARGAAAVLCTSVERRHFLGGGHPGEGPSSYVLEESLDDYPEVVRELGQELGVPVVDLNAWTRHLYLRLGREGSRELFCHFAPGEHAYWPDGLADDTHFSQHGASLVAGEVARQLRGLGYGLLASRSYQYQGNEYDGGTRLMGAAAVKERVLYSNPLAGPGDVAGWVAEGPLRHGSHEGALELSGALDDQEFGDHAHWTLWCPVEFPDGIRISWEFMPLAEPGLAMVFFAATGHGGQDLFSPALAPRTGHYPQYHSGDIDALHVSYFRHKYPSERAFRTCNLRKSAGFELVAQGADPLPPAEDATDYYRLELVKDGPLAAFSINGLLLFEWQDPSSKVLGGGRIGFRQMAPLRAAYRNLVVTKLQHQREDGRPRRAAHRVAAIAAC, from the coding sequence GACTCCACCGTTGCCAACTGTCCCACGCACGAGTTCCCCATGAGCGGTTGGGGAGCGCAGCTGGCACCCCTCACCTTCACGTGGGGAACGGTGCACAACTTCGCCAAGGGCGGCGCCGACACCGAATCGTTCCGCACGGAGGGGCTCTGGGAGGAGCTGCTCACCGCAGCAGGCCCGGGCGACGCCGTGCTCATCCAGTTCGGCCACAACGACCAGAAGAGGCCGCACCTGGCCGCCCGCACCGGCTACGCGGCCAACCTGCGAGCCATGGTGGGGGAGGTGCGCGCCCGGGGCGCGGCGGCGGTGCTGTGCACCTCCGTGGAGCGCCGGCACTTCCTGGGCGGCGGGCACCCGGGGGAGGGGCCGTCGTCGTACGTCCTCGAAGAGAGCCTGGACGACTATCCGGAGGTGGTCCGCGAACTGGGCCAGGAGCTCGGGGTCCCCGTGGTGGACCTCAACGCGTGGACCCGGCACCTTTATCTCCGGCTGGGCCGGGAAGGATCCAGGGAGCTCTTCTGCCACTTCGCGCCGGGCGAGCACGCATATTGGCCCGATGGCCTGGCCGACGATACGCATTTCTCGCAGCACGGTGCCTCGCTGGTGGCCGGGGAGGTGGCCCGGCAGCTGCGCGGGCTGGGGTACGGGCTACTGGCATCGCGGAGCTACCAGTACCAAGGCAATGAGTACGACGGCGGGACGCGCCTAATGGGGGCCGCAGCGGTCAAGGAGCGGGTCCTCTACAGCAACCCGCTGGCTGGGCCCGGGGATGTGGCTGGATGGGTAGCGGAAGGACCGTTGCGCCACGGCAGCCACGAGGGTGCCCTGGAGCTGTCCGGCGCGCTGGACGACCAGGAGTTCGGCGACCACGCGCACTGGACGTTGTGGTGCCCGGTGGAATTCCCGGACGGCATCCGGATCAGCTGGGAGTTCATGCCGCTCGCGGAGCCGGGCCTGGCCATGGTGTTCTTCGCAGCCACCGGGCACGGCGGGCAGGATCTCTTCAGCCCGGCGCTCGCGCCCAGGACTGGCCACTACCCGCAGTACCACTCGGGCGACATCGACGCCCTGCACGTCTCCTACTTCCGGCACAAATACCCGTCTGAGCGGGCGTTCCGCACCTGCAACCTGCGCAAGAGTGCGGGCTTCGAGCTGGTGGCGCAGGGCGCGGACCCGTTGCCGCCCGCGGAGGACGCCACGGACTACTACCGCCTGGAACTGGTGAAGGACGGGCCCCTGGCAGCGTTTTCCATCAATGGGCTGCTGCTCTTCGAATGGCAGGATCCGTCGTCGAAGGTGCTCGGTGGCGGCCGGATTGGTTTCCGGCAGATGGCCCCGCTCCGGGCGGCCTACCGCAACCTGGTGGTCACGAAGCTGCAGCACCAAAGAGAAGATGGGCGGCCCCGGAGGGCCGCCCATCGTGTCGCTGCAATAGCCGCTTGTTGA